Sequence from the Burkholderia stabilis genome:
GCATGGGAGCACGAAGAGTTGCAGCACGGCCGCGCGCTGAAGGCGTACATCGCGCACGTGTGGCCCGAGTTCGACTGGGATACCGCGTTCGCGAATTTCTTCGCCGAGTATTCGAAAACCTGCTCGGTCGAGGCGTTCGAGAAAACCCGCGCGCTCGAGATGGTCGCGCGCTGCGTCGTCGAGACGGGCACGGCCACGCTGTACCGTGCGATCAACGAATGCTCCGACGAGCCCGTGTTGAAGGAAATCACCGACAACATCCGCTCGGACGAAGTGCGTCACTACAAGCACTTCTTCAAATTCTTCAAGAAGTACAACCAGCTCGAAGGCAATGGCCGGCTCGCGGTGCTCGGCGCGCTGATGCGCCGTGTGCTGGAAATCAAGAACGAGGATTCCGAGATCGCGCTGCGCCACGTGTTCGCGATCCGCTATCCGGATCGCGTCGGCGACAGCCAGTACAACCGCGAGCGTGCCGCGCGCATCAATTCGCTCGTGCGCCGCAACCTGTCGGCCGACATGTGCGTGAAGATGCTGCTCAAGCCGCTCGACCTGCCCGCGAAGATCCAGCCGGGCGTTCACTATCCGCTCACGAAGATCACGCGGCACGTATTCCTGCGCTGATCGCCGGGGCGCGGCCCGGCGCGCGTATGCTGCGGCTTCACCAGCCGCTTTCCACCGGAGCCACACCATCATGACCGATTCCCATCGCCACGCGCTCGAACAATGGACGTTCGACGCGTGGCCGCCGGCCGTCGTCTCGCTGTTCGACGGCACCGCGCTCGAGCGTCATGCCGACATCGCCGCATCGCTGATCGTCGCGACCGGCGACGGCCAGTTGCGCACGACGCTGCTCGGCGTCGGCGAGATCTATGCGCACGATGCGCGCACGCTGCTGCTCGCGCTATGGCCGCAATCGCGTGCGGCGCGCGCGATCGGCGAACGGCGTGCGGCCGCGTTGACGCTCGTCGCGGACGGCGCGTTCTTTCAGGCGCAATTGAGGATCGAGCCGCTCGAAGGGGACTTCGGCGGACTGGCCGGATTCGCCGCGACGATCGCGCAGGGCGATGCGCAGCGGGTCGGCTATGCGCGTCTCGCGACGGGTGTCACGTTCACGCTGGAAGGGGAGCGCGCCGCGGTGCTCGCACGCTGGCAAAGCCAGGTCGAGCACCTGCGGCGCGCGGCCGCGCGGCTTCAGTGACCGCGTTGGCCGCTGCGCGACGAACGGTTGCGGTTCGGGTGCGCGGCGTTGCCGTTCGCGGGGCGCGCGCCGTTGCCGCCGCCCGCCGGGCGTCCGCCGTTGCCGCCGGCGCCGCCTTGCGTGCGCGGCTTCGCAGCCTTCTGCTGCGATGCTTTCGGTTGCGCGTTGCCTTCGCGTTTCGCGGCCGGCTGGCCTGAACCGCCCGCGCGCGGCTGGCGATTGCCGCCACCGCCGCCGCCACCACCGCCGCGCGGCTGCTGCTGCCCGCGACGCTGCTGGATCGGTTCCGGCTTCACGTTCGGATCGGGTTCGAAGCCCGCGATCACTTCCTGCGGAATCTCGCGCTTGATGAGCCGCTCGATATCGCGCAGCAGTTGCTTCTCGTCCACGCACACGAGCGACACGGCTTCGCCGGTCGCGCCCGCGCGGCCCGTGCGGCCGATCCGGTGCACGTAATCCTCGGGCACGTTCGGCAGGTCGAAGTTGACGACGTGCGGCAGCTGGTCGATGTCGATCCCGCGTGCGGCGATATCGGTTGCGACGAGCACCTGCAGCGTGCTGTTCTTGAACTCGGCCAGCGCGCGCGTGCGTGCCGACTGGCTCTTGTTGCCGTGGATCGCCATCGCGCTGATGCCGTCCTTCGTCAGTTGCTCGGCGAGCCGGTTCGCGCCGTGCTTCGTGCGCGTGAACACGAGCACCTGGAACCAGTTGTGTTCGCGGATCAGGTGCGTGAGCAGCTCGCGCTTGCGGTCGCGGTCGACCGGGTGGATCTTCTGCGCGACGCTTTCGGCGGTCGTGTTGCGGCGGGCGACTTCGATCAGCGCGGGCGAGTCGAGCAGGCTGTCGGCGAGCGCCTTGATTTCATCCGAGAAGGTGGCCGAGAACAGCAGGTTCTGGCGCTGCGGCGGCAGCTTCGCGAGCACGCGCTTGATGTCGTGGATGAAGCCCATGTCGAGCATCCGGTCGGCTTCGTCGAGCACGAGGATGTCGAGATCCGACAGGTCGATCGTCTTCTGCTGCATGTGGTCGAGCAGACGCCCCGGCGTCGCGACGACGATGTCGACACCGCGCTTGAGCGCATCGATCTGCGGATTGATGCTGACGCCGCCGAACATCACGGTCGAGCGCAGCTTCAGGTACTTGCTGTATGCGCGCACGCTTTCCTCGACCTGCGCGGCGAGTTCGCGCGTCGGCGTGAGGATCAGCGCGCGCACCGCGCGCTTCGCGCCGCGATGCTCGGCGTAATACGTGTGCAGGCGTTGCAGGATCGGCAGCGTGAAGCCGGCGGTCTTGCCGGTGCCGGTTTGTGCGCCAGCGAGCAGGTCGCCGCCGCCGAGGACGGCAGGGATCGCCTGCTGCTGGATCGGAGTCGGCGACGTGTAGCCGAGCTCGTTGACCGCCTTGACAAGCGGTTCGGCCAGGCCGAGAGATTCGAAAGACATAGATACCACTCTTGAGTTTTATGATCGGCGACACCTCGCGCGGCCCGCGCGGGGACTGGCGTCGCAAAAAGCAAAGGGGCGCGGCTGCGGTTTCCCGCAGCCGCGCCCCGTTTGCGTCACGCGTTATTTAGTCAAGCGGCGCGGAACGCAGGTCACTCACCTGTTGCGGCGAGATCGGCGTACCGTTGTTGCCCCACGACATCCGAATGTACGTTACAACTGCTGCGACTTCCTGGTTCGACAGCGACTGCGCGAACGGCGGCATGCCGTACGGGCGCGGGTTCTTGAACGTGCTCGGCGGATAGCCACCATTCAGCACCATGCGGATCGGGTTGACTGCCGATTCCATCACGATCGAGTGGTTGCCCGCGAGCGGCGGATACGCCGGCGGCTTGCCCGCGCCGGTTTCGGCGTGGCAGGTTGCGCAGTTGTCTGCGTAGATCTTCTTGCCCTGGTCGAACAGCGCGTTGCCGAACTGCTTCGACGGCTCGTACTGCATGTTCTTCGGCGCTTCAGCCTTCTGCGGGATCGACTTCAGGTACGTCGACATCGCGCGCGTATCTTCGTCGCTCATGTACTGGAGGCTGTTGTGCACGACGTCGGCCATCGGGCCGAACACGGCGCCCTTGTTCGATACGCCGGCCTGCAGCAGGTCGGACAGCTCCTGCACGTGCCAGTCGCCGAGGCCGAGTTCCTTGTCGTTCGTCAGCGACGGCGCATACCAGTTCTGCAGCGGGATCAGGCCGCCCGCGAAGGCTGCCGAGCTCACCGGGCCACCCATCA
This genomic interval carries:
- a CDS encoding ferritin-like domain-containing protein; this translates as MDTKTPHVMPWRIEDIDLNRIDRQRAAANEDLLLLLCASSFIESGSDLYTSNLSEFFNDDPEVSAWLNNAWEHEELQHGRALKAYIAHVWPEFDWDTAFANFFAEYSKTCSVEAFEKTRALEMVARCVVETGTATLYRAINECSDEPVLKEITDNIRSDEVRHYKHFFKFFKKYNQLEGNGRLAVLGALMRRVLEIKNEDSEIALRHVFAIRYPDRVGDSQYNRERAARINSLVRRNLSADMCVKMLLKPLDLPAKIQPGVHYPLTKITRHVFLR
- a CDS encoding DEAD/DEAH box helicase, which translates into the protein MSFESLGLAEPLVKAVNELGYTSPTPIQQQAIPAVLGGGDLLAGAQTGTGKTAGFTLPILQRLHTYYAEHRGAKRAVRALILTPTRELAAQVEESVRAYSKYLKLRSTVMFGGVSINPQIDALKRGVDIVVATPGRLLDHMQQKTIDLSDLDILVLDEADRMLDMGFIHDIKRVLAKLPPQRQNLLFSATFSDEIKALADSLLDSPALIEVARRNTTAESVAQKIHPVDRDRKRELLTHLIREHNWFQVLVFTRTKHGANRLAEQLTKDGISAMAIHGNKSQSARTRALAEFKNSTLQVLVATDIAARGIDIDQLPHVVNFDLPNVPEDYVHRIGRTGRAGATGEAVSLVCVDEKQLLRDIERLIKREIPQEVIAGFEPDPNVKPEPIQQRRGQQQPRGGGGGGGGGNRQPRAGGSGQPAAKREGNAQPKASQQKAAKPRTQGGAGGNGGRPAGGGNGARPANGNAAHPNRNRSSRSGQRGH
- a CDS encoding c-type cytochrome, whose translation is MKRKSLFALSAVAIVAAAALVPVLWPGNDTLHGAAAVAATPADQAALIKKGEYLARVGDCIACHTVRGGKSFAGGLPMATPFGTMYTPNITPDDQNGIGKWTSDDFYRAMHTGRSKDGSLLYPGFPFASYTKVTRADSDAIYAYLRSVAPVSVPSRPHELKFPFNNRNLLIGWRTLFFKEGEYKPDPTKSVEWNRGAYLVEGLGHCSMCHTSINMMGGPVSSAAFAGGLIPLQNWYAPSLTNDKELGLGDWHVQELSDLLQAGVSNKGAVFGPMADVVHNSLQYMSDEDTRAMSTYLKSIPQKAEAPKNMQYEPSKQFGNALFDQGKKIYADNCATCHAETGAGKPPAYPPLAGNHSIVMESAVNPIRMVLNGGYPPSTFKNPRPYGMPPFAQSLSNQEVAAVVTYIRMSWGNNGTPISPQQVSDLRSAPLD